The Myripristis murdjan chromosome 8, fMyrMur1.1, whole genome shotgun sequence genomic sequence TTTTAAGGAAGTTCAGATGTCTGTGCAGTGATTTATACACTCAATATTCTGTCATAGGtgctgtaaaatatattttttaccaCAGAAAGTgcaactgaataaaaacaaacattgccACAATGGATCTAAACTATGGCCGAAGCTAACCTGCCACTACACCGCTTCACTGCACATCCTGCCTGTGTGAGTATCCCAGATGAAGCAACTGATCGGAGAAACTGTTGTTATGATTGTGTTAATACAGTTGTTCTTGGCACActaaaaactgtatttaaatataatttgcCTTTTATATTCGATGGGTCTTATTCAGCACAAGtcgtagtaaaaaaaaaaaacatgttttataatatTCTCTGCGGAGTGGGTTTCTGATCTAATTTGGGTTTATTTTGGCTCATTTTTataaaacataatgtaataaatgtCAACCTGAAATGTAATATCTGaaatttaattaaaagaaaacattccAGTGAGAACAGCTGTGCTTTTACTTTAATCCGTCCCTAATTACATTATAAATAGATATCAGTGCTGCAAGTATGTTATTAGTGTTCACTGATCAGAATACTTcagcatatgtgtgtttttgtaaacaaaTACTTGGCAAACCATgactgcaaaaacattttttttttaatctcgcTGCACAAAATTGAATCTCACTATCTTATCAGATAAACTGAGCTGTCACAGTATTGTCCAGTGTTTCTGACTGGTATGTGTAGATTTGGCACAACAACATTTTAGAGGTCTATCCTCTGCCTTCTATCTGTCTTAAGTGGTTTAAGGTTTTGGCTGTTGAGATATTGGAAGCAAAGGTTGACTGTGTTTATTAGCAACTCGGGAACAAGTCATTGGGGCCGGCATAATGACAGTTTACATTTTAGTCATCATCAGAGCTTTATACTTTATTTAGCCCTTGGAAATTCCCCGGGAGATTCTCTGTTGCACACCCGCAAAGAAAGAGCCGGGTCACTCCTTACTGGAGTTAGCCACGGCTTCTTGTTTTGTTCAAGGATCCTccagcaggaaaacaaaaccCTGTCCCTCTTCTAACAATGCCACCCTAAAAAAGCTTGCTAAAAATGTGCATAAAGGACTTTCCTGACAGTCTGACAACATGATTGACATGCCGGGAATTCATGCAATATAAATAGCCTTTTATTTCCAGGCAAATGTTTCAGTCACTACCATTATGATTTGCAAATGCTAATAACCAATGCTGCCAATATCTTAATAGCCAAAACATAAAAGCAAGTACTTTTTTGACTGGACTGAAATGAAAGAGTTTTCCTGTGCATGATAAATAAGCTTCTCAAAAATGTGAGCTATCACGTGTGTCTTTAAAGCTGACATGTTGTGTTTGAGGTCCATTCTTCAAGTCAGACACCGTTTGGGCCCTGTGTTGTCCTGACTTAAAGCTAAGGAAGCAGTTGTGCCATGAGTTACTACGTACAGACCCTCTTTTTGTCATCAAAGAGCCGTCGTAGAGTGTAGATCTGAGTGGCAGCTACGGCTAGCATGACGAGCAGGTTGATGCAGGACCAGAAGGACACCCGCCACAGGTTGTCCTCCAGAAGGTAGCGGTCCCGAGTCTCAAACGCCCGCAGCATCACCAGGGCCTGACGGCTCCTCTCCAGGTGCCGGTGAACTGAGTCCATGCTtgcctggaggaggaagaggacatgAAAGAGACTGCTGCGATGAAGTGGCATTAAAGGGAATGACAGCAGAGAGGGTTCTCTAGAAGTGAGTCACAGCCCACATCCTGTCCTTCCCGTTGTTCTCACCCTGATGTCCTCCAGCTTGTAATCCACCATGCTCTCTGGTGTGGCCACGTCCGCCCACTCCTCGTGTCCTCCGTCGTTCCCGCTATCAATGATCACCTCAAAGAACACCATCTTCTCTGACCGCTTACTGAAGCTGTTGTCAAAACACAAGCGGTAGTCTCCATCTTCCGTGGGATGCACCCTGAAACAGGAATCAAAAGAGAAATGACAAGTTTAGTCCCAAACTGAGGCATCCATCATTTGAAACTGGTGTCAACAGGCTCTGTCTGAATCATAACTAATATTAGCCTCATCCACGGATGTATAAATGCATGCCGCTTTATTCAAACACATATTTTTAATTCTGGTGCAGATCCTGAGGTATCCAAAGTTACCACATATatctgctgaattacagagaaatgtgtctaaaatgacgctctatttgatgtaatggagTAGCCATGAAACAATGGCATGTTGGGTTGGAGTATTTTACTAAATATAcagtaagtgtgatgtagcgtCAGTGAAGTATTGCAGCCAGTGCGTGTcatttaatatgcaaaaaaaatgtttcctctAACTATGATGCTACTTAAAGtcacttttaaaagaaaaccaaaGTTTAAGGGGTTAGTATAGAGCTCACTACTGAATACCGCCATATTTCAGTCCTAACAAATTATAGGGTGCAGTCATCTggatttttcaaatattttctggTGAAGATTGAGTAACAGTTTGATACTTAAAAAGCATATAAAGTGTTGTGGTGCCTCTACCTCAACCACTGCTTCTAAGAATTGGCTTTCCAAACCAGGAGAGAGTATTTGTAGGGTTTAAGGATCACAGTTAAAAAGATCACAGCACTGGTTTGCACAGGAAAACGTTTAGTGACCCACGTGTGGGTGCCATCAGATCTCCTGAAGTCGGAGGCCAGCCGGTATCCACTGGGTGAGATGAGGGTGAAGCCGACATCCAGGCCTGCCCCTGCTATCACCTGGTAGGAAAATGCATGGAAACAGATAAGTAATGTGGAATATTCAGGCACCACGTCGCTGTCCAAGTCACCTTTCCCTCTTAACCACTGGTATGTGCACATTCTTATTCCAGACATGCAGCTAGCAGGCCAAAGTTTTGTCAATTTAGGCTATGGCTCTCTGATTTCCATATTCATAGTGAAGCTCCTGCTGTAATATATCCAGCAACAACTTCACATAAGATGGTTTCACCACAATGATAATAATGGGATACTTTTTTTCATCCCTGTAGGGAAATTGTCTTTCCACTTGCCCCCCTCCTGGGAAATAAGAAGCCAGGATCAGCTACAGATTGGCACAGCTGGATCTAGTAGGAATTTAGTGGCTTTCCCAAGGACAATACAGCAGAGCAGATGCTTCCAGACACTGGACTTTAATCTGCGTTGTCTGGTAGAAAGACTGTCTCTTTGACCCCTACAGACCATCTTACTGCCTCAAATTAAACATATACATGACCAGAAACCTGCTGCATCATCCATACGgccttatttttctgtgttggcTAAATGTTCTTAACAAACAGCTGTTAGGTAACACAGGGAGGGACTTTTAATCTGCCCCAGCCCTGAAGCTCACAGGCCACCAGAAGTGCTGCTGTGATTCCCCATTGAGCAAGGGTGAGAAAAGACAGCCGACTGCTGAGTAAGACGTCCTCATCCTGGCAGCTCTCAAGTGTTCCCGCCGGTGAGCCCTGTGTCAACTGTTCCAGTGAATCTGGTCCAGAAACCCTGCCAGGCTCCGCTCTGACTGCAGTCAGAAACCACAGAGAGGTGTCCCAGCGGGGCGGCCAGGACCGGGACATTATGCCACTGTCCCACTTCTGCCGGTGGGGTGCAGTGCGACGACAGGTCACCACGGTCAAACATTAAAGCCAGGAAGatgaacatgaaaataatttttgaaaCCAGTGAATTCTCGGTATGTACAGTAATTCAAGTGGATTTTCTTTGTGCACAAAACATGCAACAAGACATTTCACATGTGCTTTAGAGATATGATTCAAAATACAACCATTTCtgaatattcattcatttatttctttctttattgctctctctctctctctctctctctctctctctaaatgcAGTTTCACCATGTTAACACGGGTCAGGTGTCTCTTGTCTTTGCAACAGAGCATATCTTATCTCTGCAGGTCCAAAGTCCATATCCTGGTAACCTGCTGTTTTCAGTCAGCTATCATTAGTAAACTTACACCAAACTACTCAAAACTTTTCATCACATCGTCACTTTATGGGCAAAATGACACatcaaaggcagagagagagagagagagactgtgccTACCTGGTACTCCACTCCTATGCTCCAGTTTTTCACTGTGGTTTGGTAAAAACACTCTGTGCTGCCAGCAGGTAACAGAAATGTGAATTCTGTGTCTTGGTTTTGTCTCCAGCCCAAAGTCAACTCCACAAGACATGCCAgtaaaaacagttttgcagcTCCTTTCATTACTCTCCAGGCGCTGTGCATAGTTGAGAAAACACACTTCCACCCCTCACCATCAACATTCAACGTCCACCGCTTCT encodes the following:
- the tmed1a gene encoding transmembrane emp24 domain-containing protein 1a produces the protein MKGAAKLFLLACLVELTLGWRQNQDTEFTFLLPAGSTECFYQTTVKNWSIGVEYQVIAGAGLDVGFTLISPSGYRLASDFRRSDGTHTVHPTEDGDYRLCFDNSFSKRSEKMVFFEVIIDSGNDGGHEEWADVATPESMVDYKLEDIRASMDSVHRHLERSRQALVMLRAFETRDRYLLEDNLWRVSFWSCINLLVMLAVAATQIYTLRRLFDDKKRVCT